A genome region from Nocardia sp. NBC_00565 includes the following:
- a CDS encoding ABC transporter substrate-binding protein, protein MKQSLAARLIGAVAAGTVAATVVAGCSSQNQVPSIGYAVDAVIASYNGGSTLGASTGSNAVFARVLTGFFYTGPDGQQVADTDVGTAKEVPGEAQTIQYRLSADGVYSDGVPTSCDDLVLAWAAHSGRYTKPGDRGQVPLFDAASTAGYADIERVDCQTGSKDATVVFRGDRHYLPWRNLFTAGELMPAHVAARVANVPNVVTAVQSGDQASLQRIADFWNNGWTIGSGKVDLSRFPSSGPYRIDSFSDKDGLVLVANERWWGNKPETGRIVVYPKTADLKAKVGDNAVGVVDIGAGSVKDINLDGFSVRSVPGRGAEQLVLGTGGVFGSADARRAFALCVPRQALFDKLGKAKDAPKTGLGTAPLNSRITQQDSLFYPAVIGAADKYRGGDTTAAAASGGSNTTIRVGYVRPDERRTQTVQLIAEACKSAGINVVDAGSADFTPSQLTEGKVDAVLGSTASAPGPAGSQTGVAASSALRTGSGLNFGRYGNGRYDSITDQLAGDDNSTTTLNLRTEAENLLWADMPSIPLFVTPRTIAFGNGLQNGIAGPTQAGTGWNMDRWVLKR, encoded by the coding sequence ATGAAGCAGTCGCTAGCGGCACGTCTGATCGGAGCGGTGGCTGCGGGCACCGTGGCCGCCACGGTGGTGGCCGGATGCTCGAGTCAGAACCAAGTGCCCTCCATCGGTTACGCCGTCGACGCGGTGATCGCCAGTTACAACGGGGGGAGCACGCTCGGCGCGAGCACCGGCTCGAACGCGGTGTTCGCGCGGGTGCTGACCGGGTTCTTCTACACCGGACCGGATGGTCAACAGGTCGCCGACACCGATGTGGGCACCGCGAAAGAGGTGCCCGGCGAGGCGCAGACGATCCAGTACCGGCTCAGCGCGGACGGTGTGTACTCCGACGGCGTGCCGACCTCGTGCGATGATCTGGTGCTGGCCTGGGCCGCGCATAGCGGGCGGTACACCAAGCCCGGCGACCGCGGGCAGGTGCCGTTGTTCGACGCCGCGAGCACCGCCGGATACGCCGATATCGAGCGGGTGGATTGCCAGACCGGTTCCAAGGACGCCACCGTGGTGTTCCGCGGGGACCGGCACTACCTGCCGTGGCGCAACCTGTTCACCGCGGGTGAGTTGATGCCCGCGCATGTGGCCGCGCGGGTGGCGAATGTGCCGAATGTGGTGACCGCCGTGCAGTCCGGTGACCAGGCCTCGCTGCAGCGGATCGCCGACTTCTGGAACAACGGGTGGACCATCGGCTCTGGCAAGGTGGATCTGAGCCGGTTCCCGTCATCGGGGCCGTACCGGATCGATTCGTTCTCCGATAAGGACGGGCTGGTCCTGGTCGCCAACGAACGCTGGTGGGGCAATAAGCCCGAGACCGGGCGGATCGTGGTGTATCCGAAGACCGCGGATCTGAAGGCGAAGGTCGGCGACAATGCGGTCGGGGTCGTCGATATCGGTGCCGGATCGGTGAAAGATATCAATCTGGACGGGTTTTCGGTGCGGTCGGTGCCGGGGCGCGGTGCCGAGCAGTTGGTGCTCGGGACCGGAGGCGTCTTCGGTTCGGCCGACGCTCGGCGCGCCTTCGCGTTGTGTGTGCCGCGGCAGGCACTGTTCGACAAGCTCGGCAAGGCCAAGGACGCGCCGAAGACCGGGCTCGGTACCGCGCCACTGAATTCTCGTATCACACAGCAGGATTCGCTGTTCTATCCGGCCGTCATCGGGGCGGCCGACAAATATCGCGGCGGCGACACGACCGCCGCCGCGGCCTCGGGTGGGTCGAATACCACCATTCGGGTCGGATATGTGCGTCCGGACGAGCGGCGTACCCAGACCGTGCAGCTGATCGCGGAGGCGTGCAAATCGGCCGGTATCAATGTGGTGGACGCCGGATCCGCCGATTTCACACCGTCCCAGCTCACCGAAGGCAAAGTCGACGCCGTGCTCGGCAGCACCGCATCGGCGCCGGGTCCGGCCGGATCCCAGACCGGTGTGGCGGCGAGCAGCGCGTTGCGCACAGGTAGCGGGCTCAATTTCGGTCGCTACGGTAATGGCCGCTACGATTCGATCACCGATCAGCTTGCGGGCGACGACAACTCGACCACAACGCTGAATCTGCGCACCGAGGCCGAGAACCTGCTGTGGGCGGATATGCCGAGCATCCCGTTGTTCGTCACGCCCCGCACCATCGCGTTCGGCAACGGTTTGCAGAACGGCATAGCCGGTCCCACGCAGGCGGGCACCGGCTGGAACATGGACCGCTGGGTGTTGAAGCGGTGA
- the secF gene encoding protein translocase subunit SecF: protein MTNSTLEFSDELNDVDAPKHSIFERLYTGTGGFKIVNRRRFYYGLTAAFLLISLLSIGIRGFTLGIDFAGGSRIQLPAAGTATTQKVEDVYSQTIGHAPVTVQKVGSGAAETIQVRSDTLSATQTDALQTALFNSFQPKDKDGNVSRNAISIAEISETWGSQITKKALIALVVFIALTMVYIAIRFERDMSIAAIGSLFFNMIVTAGIYSLVGFEVTPAAVIGLLTILGYVLYDNVVVFDKVEENTRGVVNTTRRTYAEQANLAANQTLMRSINTTVIGILPIVGMLVIAVWLLGVGTLKDLALVQLVGMIVGAYSSIFFAVPLLVSIKERWGPVAAHTRKVLNKRAGLASARAGAEAERRAVAATGRELGARPVREPGQAPRPGARPSGKRTKRRN from the coding sequence ATGACAAACTCGACTCTGGAGTTCTCGGACGAGCTGAACGATGTCGACGCGCCCAAGCACAGCATCTTCGAGCGGCTCTACACCGGCACCGGCGGTTTCAAGATCGTCAATCGCCGCCGCTTCTACTACGGGCTGACCGCGGCCTTCCTGCTGATCTCGTTGCTGAGCATCGGGATTCGCGGATTCACCCTCGGCATCGACTTCGCGGGCGGTTCGCGCATCCAGCTGCCCGCGGCGGGAACGGCCACCACACAGAAGGTCGAGGACGTCTACTCCCAGACCATCGGCCATGCCCCGGTGACGGTGCAGAAGGTGGGATCCGGTGCGGCGGAGACCATTCAGGTCCGCTCCGACACACTGAGCGCCACGCAGACCGATGCGCTGCAGACCGCCCTGTTCAACTCCTTCCAGCCGAAGGACAAGGACGGCAACGTTTCTCGTAACGCGATCAGCATCGCCGAGATCAGCGAGACCTGGGGTAGCCAGATCACCAAGAAGGCGCTGATCGCGCTGGTGGTGTTCATCGCGTTGACCATGGTCTACATCGCCATCCGCTTCGAACGGGATATGTCGATCGCGGCGATCGGCTCGCTGTTCTTCAACATGATCGTGACGGCGGGTATCTATTCGCTGGTCGGCTTCGAGGTGACACCCGCCGCGGTGATCGGTCTGTTGACCATCCTCGGGTACGTGCTCTACGACAACGTCGTGGTCTTCGACAAGGTCGAGGAGAACACGCGTGGCGTGGTCAATACGACCAGACGCACCTATGCCGAACAGGCGAACCTCGCGGCCAACCAGACGCTGATGCGCTCGATCAACACCACGGTCATCGGCATTCTGCCGATCGTCGGCATGCTCGTGATCGCGGTATGGCTGCTCGGCGTCGGCACGCTGAAGGATCTGGCGCTGGTGCAGTTGGTCGGCATGATCGTCGGCGCATACTCGTCGATCTTCTTCGCCGTGCCGCTGCTGGTGTCGATCAAGGAGCGGTGGGGTCCGGTGGCGGCGCACACCAGGAAGGTGCTCAACAAGCGGGCCGGGCTGGCTTCGGCGCGGGCCGGCGCCGAGGCGGAACGCCGGGCGGTCGCGGCGACCGGGCGCGAGTTGGGTGCGCGCCCCGTGCGCGAACCGGGACAGGCGCCGCGTCCGGGTGCGCGGCCGAGCGGGAAACGGACCAAGCGGCGGAACTGA